One segment of Spiroplasma kunkelii CR2-3x DNA contains the following:
- the recD2 gene encoding SF1B family DNA helicase RecD2, with product MAEKIRGYLKLIVFESNNGYRICKFQLENDKTHFIFIKGFLSTLQPEQLYELQGDFVYNERYGENFEVKEIHKLSPLSNDEVLKYLTSSLFPTIGEKAAQIIIDYYQTDVITKIKENLSVLHEIPGISVKQTNIIAKVFKSMSRDDELNHQFNQKGLSLEVLSLLKTKYNVDQIYTLLKKDPYSLLLKDNIAFKTIDKIYLAFKQEPFTNIRIGYYAWYLAKEFCNNNGDTYLTLNELTKILQKNFPFLTKEQLLVGLKYSKEIKLLIFKDDKIYVAEIYHSEINIAAMLVGLNTIDQYDDQKLTEELEKLKNKKQITYNINQTKAIKAAVHSNFLVIIGGPGTGKTTVVDGIVSLLKKVYQQSKIVLAAPTGKAAKRLWEKTGQKALTIHKLLKYDALTNKFFYNENNPLENDILILDEVSMVDSLLLSQIAKATVNSRKLILIGDPNQLPSVACGDLLRDIIQSDVFNVIKLEEVYRQEAGNDILELSYAIEQEHFEGNNLFDKKDFTFINETDSQTLLTIVGNLYQKLSDEYEADYNAIQVIAPMYNGPVGINALNTYLQNRMNHASGQKEIKIGHRFFRVNDKVMQLKNRPELEIYNGDVGIIVDIKKDKNLNDVILVKYDNVIPYSKELYYDITLAYACSVHKLQGSEYDNIIFVITKSFWMMLKRNLIYTAITRAKTKLYLIGEPSAFLYGVNNLPQKRRTTLQEKIKTFLKEQ from the coding sequence ATGGCTGAAAAAATACGGGGTTATTTAAAATTAATTGTTTTTGAGTCCAATAATGGTTATCGGATTTGCAAATTTCAATTAGAAAATGATAAAACACATTTTATTTTTATTAAGGGATTTTTATCAACTTTACAGCCAGAACAATTATATGAATTACAAGGAGACTTTGTCTATAATGAACGCTATGGTGAAAATTTTGAAGTTAAGGAAATTCATAAACTTTCCCCACTAAGTAATGATGAGGTTTTAAAATATTTAACTAGTAGTTTATTTCCCACAATTGGTGAAAAAGCAGCACAAATAATTATTGATTATTATCAAACCGATGTGATTACCAAGATTAAAGAAAATTTATCAGTCTTACATGAAATTCCAGGTATTAGTGTTAAACAAACTAATATTATTGCGAAGGTATTTAAGTCAATGAGCCGTGATGATGAATTAAATCATCAATTTAATCAAAAAGGATTATCATTAGAAGTTTTATCTTTATTAAAAACAAAATATAATGTTGATCAGATTTATACTTTATTAAAAAAAGACCCTTATTCATTACTATTAAAAGATAATATTGCTTTTAAAACAATTGATAAGATTTATTTAGCATTTAAACAAGAGCCTTTTACTAACATTCGAATAGGTTATTATGCCTGATATTTAGCAAAAGAATTTTGTAATAATAATGGTGATACTTATTTAACGTTAAATGAATTAACAAAAATATTACAAAAGAATTTTCCTTTTTTAACAAAAGAACAGTTGTTAGTCGGATTAAAATATAGTAAAGAAATTAAATTATTAATTTTTAAGGATGATAAAATTTATGTTGCAGAAATATATCATAGTGAAATTAATATTGCTGCAATGTTAGTTGGTTTGAATACGATTGATCAATATGATGATCAAAAATTAACAGAAGAGTTAGAAAAGTTAAAGAATAAAAAACAAATTACTTATAATATTAATCAAACAAAAGCAATTAAGGCTGCTGTGCATTCTAATTTTTTAGTTATTATTGGAGGACCTGGTACGGGTAAAACAACAGTTGTTGATGGTATTGTTAGTCTTTTAAAAAAAGTTTACCAACAATCAAAAATTGTATTAGCAGCACCAACAGGAAAAGCAGCCAAACGATTATGAGAAAAAACTGGGCAAAAAGCTTTAACAATTCATAAATTATTAAAATATGATGCTTTAACTAATAAATTTTTTTATAATGAAAATAATCCTTTGGAAAATGATATTTTAATTTTAGATGAAGTTAGTATGGTTGATAGTTTGTTATTATCACAAATTGCAAAAGCTACTGTTAATTCGCGTAAATTAATTTTAATTGGTGACCCAAATCAATTACCGTCAGTTGCTTGTGGCGATTTGTTACGAGATATTATTCAAAGTGATGTTTTTAATGTTATTAAATTAGAAGAAGTTTATCGTCAAGAAGCTGGAAATGACATTTTAGAACTATCTTATGCAATTGAACAAGAACATTTTGAAGGTAATAATTTATTTGACAAAAAAGATTTTACTTTTATTAATGAAACTGATTCACAAACATTATTAACAATTGTTGGTAATTTATATCAAAAACTTAGTGATGAATATGAAGCAGATTATAATGCTATTCAAGTAATTGCCCCAATGTATAATGGTCCAGTTGGAATTAATGCATTAAATACTTATTTACAAAATCGAATGAATCATGCAAGTGGTCAAAAAGAAATTAAGATTGGGCATCGTTTTTTCCGAGTTAATGATAAAGTTATGCAACTTAAAAATCGACCTGAATTAGAAATTTATAATGGTGATGTTGGCATTATTGTTGATATTAAAAAAGATAAAAATTTAAATGATGTAATCTTAGTAAAATACGATAATGTAATTCCATATAGTAAAGAACTTTATTATGATATTACTTTGGCTTATGCTTGTAGTGTTCATAAATTGCAGGGTAGTGAATATGATAATATTATTTTTGTAATAACAAAAAGTTTTTGAATGATGTTAAAACGAAATCTAATTTATACAGCAATTACTCGTGCTAAAACTAAATTATATTTAATTGGTGAACCATCAGCATTTTTATATGGTGTTAATAATTTACCACAAAAACGGCGAACAACTTTACAAGAAAAAATTAAAACATTTTTAAAAGAACAATAA
- a CDS encoding DxFTY motif-containing membrane protein — MKIIKNDNKKKSTSNLEHLPPEMQHDLEFHASRTAFWKSLLFLIIEAVGPFLLLFFLTSPDLSFVYHYDVGIGIGFGLTMVFSVFLLTCLGFYFYFHQADQFTYTIALSWMLYGIYLTGYWWGWDKILYRCLVSFLFLLIAIFIGTFMTVWMRNLRGYFQIKKSKKQSESLVINKKENNNLPVASSVTKKEP, encoded by the coding sequence ATGAAAATCATTAAAAATGATAATAAAAAAAAGTCTACTAGTAATTTAGAACATTTACCACCAGAAATGCAACATGATTTAGAATTTCATGCTTCACGCACAGCTTTTTGAAAAAGTCTTCTATTTTTAATCATTGAAGCTGTAGGACCATTTTTATTATTGTTTTTTTTAACTTCGCCTGACTTAAGTTTTGTCTACCATTATGATGTTGGCATTGGAATTGGTTTTGGTTTAACAATGGTTTTTAGTGTTTTTTTATTAACTTGTTTAGGGTTTTATTTTTATTTTCATCAAGCTGACCAGTTTACCTATACTATTGCATTATCTTGAATGTTATATGGAATTTATTTAACTGGATATTGATGAGGATGAGATAAGATTTTATATCGTTGCTTAGTATCATTTCTTTTTCTCTTAATTGCTATTTTTATTGGTACATTTATGACCGTATGAATGCGTAATCTTCGTGGATATTTTCAAATAAAAAAAAGTAAGAAACAATCAGAGTCATTAGTTATTAATAAAAAAGAAAACAATAATTTACCAGTTGCTTCATCGGTAACAAAGAAAGAACCTTAA
- a CDS encoding UPF0236 family transposase-like protein yields MKRRLYVKYDDKKKNINRYPLDEELGLKKYQRNEQNLINKITSFLGDGKRYKDILHTIENAKISEKTISNIFKNANLEKINYISNKNNNKIKITNNVLYIQIDGAFVPMRENKKRVEKKIFFSTMNIGIDEEKSTKTRKVIKNKKGVFQMMDKTSKNEKSSFNNFIDKIFKLINIWEYFLLYYFIIFIFIIFT; encoded by the coding sequence TTGAAAAGAAGATTATATGTCAAATATGATGATAAGAAAAAAAATATAAATCGCTATCCTTTAGATGAGGAATTGGGTTTAAAAAAATACCAAAGAAATGAACAAAATTTAATAAATAAAATTACTTCATTTTTAGGTGATGGAAAAAGATATAAAGATATTTTGCATACAATAGAAAATGCTAAAATTAGTGAAAAAACAATATCTAATATTTTTAAGAATGCCAATTTAGAAAAAATTAACTATATTAGCAATAAAAATAACAATAAAATTAAAATTACAAATAATGTTTTATATATTCAAATTGACGGAGCTTTTGTTCCTATGCGAGAAAATAAAAAAAGAGTTGAAAAGAAAATATTTTTTTCAACTATGAATATTGGTATTGATGAAGAAAAATCAACTAAAACAAGAAAAGTAATTAAAAATAAAAAAGGTGTTTTTCAAATGATGGATAAAACTTCTAAAAATGAAAAATCTAGTTTTAATAATTTTATTGATAAAATTTTTAAATTAATTAATATATGAGAATATTTTTTGCTTTATTATTTTATAATATTTATTTTTATAATTTTTACTTAA
- a CDS encoding tRNA (cytidine(34)-2'-O)-methyltransferase, whose protein sequence is MKTTKKINIILFEPEIAQNVGAIMRTCVAINAKLHLIEPFGFIFDERFIARSSANYVEFADYEIYNDWNHFSQLNPNLKLYCATRYAQKPHSAIDFTKEEKVFILFGRESTGTPTTILKEHLSRTFRIPMSEKVRSLNVANTVGIVGYEIMRQWDYPCLSKVEIQKGADFLK, encoded by the coding sequence ATGAAGACAACAAAAAAAATTAACATTATTTTATTTGAACCAGAAATTGCACAAAATGTTGGAGCCATTATGCGAACTTGTGTTGCAATTAATGCTAAGTTACATTTAATTGAACCATTTGGATTTATTTTTGATGAACGATTTATTGCTCGCAGTAGTGCAAATTATGTTGAGTTTGCTGATTATGAAATATATAATGATTGAAATCATTTTTCACAATTAAATCCAAATCTTAAATTATATTGTGCAACTCGTTATGCACAAAAACCACATAGTGCAATTGATTTTACAAAGGAAGAAAAAGTTTTTATTTTATTTGGGCGTGAATCAACTGGTACTCCAACAACAATTTTGAAAGAACATTTATCACGAACTTTTCGTATTCCAATGTCAGAAAAAGTCCGTAGTTTAAATGTTGCTAATACAGTTGGGATTGTTGGTTATGAAATTATGCGGCAATGAGATTATCCTTGTTTATCAAAAGTTGAAATTCAAAAAGGGGCTGATTTTTTAAAATAA
- a CDS encoding integrase core domain-containing protein, with product MCLWFYWWKKRLALGYVYDKLSIDNAIDSVKKAISDFKNIFGVKITRIRTDNGSEFINNYRNNQKNNVKETNFTQFLTDKNIFHQTTPVRSPQSNGKIERFYQNYTKLFVFEEKILNVVSLQNKLNDYYYFYNFEIVHKSLNFQTPFNFLNSLIK from the coding sequence TTATGTTTATGATTTTATTGATGAAAAAAAAGATTAGCATTAGGATATGTTTATGATAAATTAAGTATTGATAATGCTATTGATTCTGTTAAAAAAGCAATTAGTGATTTTAAAAATATATTTGGTGTTAAAATAACACGGATTAGAACTGATAACGGTTCTGAATTTATTAATAATTATCGGAATAATCAAAAAAATAATGTTAAAGAAACTAATTTTACTCAATTTTTAACAGATAAAAATATTTTTCATCAGACAACACCCGTTCGTTCTCCACAGTCAAACGGCAAGATTGAAAGATTTTATCAAAATTATACTAAATTATTTGTATTTGAAGAAAAAATATTAAATGTCGTTAGTTTACAGAATAAATTAAATGATTATTATTATTTTTATAATTTTGAAATAGTTCATAAGTCTTTAAATTTTCAGACACCATTTAACTTTTTGAATAGTTTAATTAAATAA
- a CDS encoding phosphotransferase gives MMKYQIKAKLNLGITNKNYQSIDNLFIRYSNPFTNLFIDHQNEIFVLEQIKNADLTLPIVDYGYDGDHFFLVTPYYPTLQSLSTVKLTNQVLNQVATIIKQLWENKINPNNQIKTFNPKQFLITLKTAICKQLVNLAPYEEKLDYLKLQPTELVLCHNDLNNGNLVFLNQKLYLIDFEYAMLNDKFFDIASFASETLTTKAERAYWFNLFNLTSQQQEKVLAWMYYQNILWIYWANYMYEQTKQKIFLTIIDLKLTNLQKNN, from the coding sequence ATGATGAAATACCAAATTAAAGCAAAATTAAATTTAGGTATTACTAACAAAAATTATCAAAGTATTGATAATCTTTTTATACGTTATAGTAATCCTTTTACTAATTTATTCATTGATCATCAAAATGAAATTTTTGTTTTAGAACAAATTAAAAATGCCGATTTAACATTACCAATTGTAGATTATGGCTATGATGGTGATCATTTCTTTTTGGTTACACCATACTACCCAACTTTACAATCACTTAGTACGGTTAAACTTACAAACCAAGTATTAAACCAAGTTGCTACAATAATTAAACAATTATGAGAAAATAAAATTAATCCAAATAATCAAATTAAAACATTTAATCCTAAGCAATTTTTAATAACATTAAAAACAGCAATTTGTAAACAATTGGTAAATTTAGCTCCATATGAAGAGAAACTTGATTATTTAAAATTGCAACCAACAGAACTTGTTTTATGCCATAATGACTTAAATAATGGTAATTTAGTTTTTTTAAACCAAAAGCTTTATTTAATTGATTTTGAATATGCTATGCTAAATGATAAATTTTTTGATATTGCTTCATTTGCTTCTGAAACATTAACAACAAAAGCTGAACGAGCTTATTGATTTAATCTTTTTAATTTAACATCACAACAACAAGAAAAAGTACTAGCATGAATGTATTACCAAAACATTCTATGAATTTACTGAGCTAATTACATGTATGAACAGACAAAACAAAAAATTTTCTTAACAATTATTGATTTAAAATTAACTAATTTACAAAAAAATAATTAA
- a CDS encoding pentapeptide repeat-containing protein, with product MKILKDMIKDLTGVTVEKEKLNQYLESERLDLEGANLEGANLQGANLWDANLEGAYLTGANLYGAYLTGANLEGADLEGADLKGADLEGANLKDAYLCGIKITKKQLEQLTIEEDE from the coding sequence ATGAAAATATTAAAAGATATGATTAAAGATTTAACAGGAGTTACTGTTGAAAAAGAAAAATTAAATCAATATTTAGAAAGTGAAAGATTAGATTTAGAAGGTGCTAATTTAGAAGGTGCTAATTTACAAGGTGCTAATTTATGAGATGCTAATTTAGAAGGTGCTTATTTAACTGGTGCTAATTTATATGGTGCTTATTTAACTGGTGCTAATTTAGAAGGTGCCGATTTAGAAGGTGCTGATTTAAAAGGTGCTGATTTAGAAGGTGCTAATTTAAAAGATGCTTATTTATGTGGTATTAAAATCACAAAAAAACAATTAGAACAATTAACTATTGAGGAGGATGAATAA
- a CDS encoding non-canonical purine NTP pyrophosphatase → MFEGINIIVKSLLDLIVYLSKMLNKPLLADDSGLEIIGLGNFPGVNIRFWAEPIMDIMDIINNLLIEKCRSLEERDAQAVCVFMLS, encoded by the coding sequence ATGTTTGAAGGTATTAATATAATTGTTAAATCATTGTTAGATTTAATAGTTTATTTAAGCAAAATGTTAAATAAGCCATTATTAGCGGATGATTCTGGATTAGAAATTATTGGTTTAGGAAATTTTCCTGGTGTTAATATTCGCTTTTGAGCAGAACCAATTATGGATATTATGGATATTATCAATAATTTATTAATTGAAAAATGTCGTTCACTAGAAGAACGTGATGCACAAGCAGTTTGTGTTTTTATGTTATCTTAA